Proteins from one Erysipelothrix larvae genomic window:
- a CDS encoding ABC transporter permease, whose translation MKVYRRLVIPYIVWISLLIVVPMLLIVLYAFTTTGSNTIVPIHFTLEHFKRFFEPVFLQVLWQSLKIALITTVICLIIGYPLAYIISRKSEKMQTFLILLVTIPMWINMLIRTYAWISILSDVGLINGFLAKFGLGPIKMLYTDFAVVLGMVYNFLPFMIIQIYTVLSRMDNSLIEASYDLGANRRQTFMKVVFPLSLSGVISGITLVFLPAVSTFVIPQFLGGGQYILIGNLIEKQFITQGNWNFGSAISLIMAALIMVSMHLTNRVDQTVDNDRPSKKVKEA comes from the coding sequence ATGAAGGTATATCGTAGACTGGTTATTCCTTATATCGTCTGGATATCCTTATTGATTGTAGTGCCAATGTTGTTGATTGTGTTGTATGCTTTTACCACAACAGGGTCAAATACAATTGTGCCTATTCACTTCACCCTTGAACACTTTAAACGGTTCTTTGAACCGGTGTTCTTACAAGTGTTGTGGCAATCACTAAAGATAGCGCTCATTACTACTGTGATTTGTCTCATTATTGGCTATCCGCTGGCTTATATAATTTCTCGCAAATCAGAGAAGATGCAAACCTTTTTAATTCTTCTTGTTACAATTCCAATGTGGATTAATATGTTGATTCGGACCTATGCGTGGATTAGTATCTTGTCCGATGTGGGGCTCATTAATGGATTCTTAGCAAAATTTGGTTTGGGTCCCATCAAAATGCTTTACACTGACTTTGCGGTTGTATTAGGGATGGTTTATAACTTTTTGCCCTTTATGATTATTCAAATCTATACGGTATTAAGTAGAATGGACAATTCACTCATCGAAGCAAGTTATGATTTAGGGGCAAATCGACGTCAAACATTCATGAAAGTCGTTTTCCCACTCTCTTTGTCTGGTGTTATCTCAGGAATAACATTGGTGTTCTTACCCGCTGTTTCAACCTTTGTAATTCCTCAATTCTTAGGGGGTGGACAGTATATCCTAATTGGTAACTTAATTGAAAAGCAATTTATTACACAAGGAAACTGGAACTTTGGATCTGCGATTTCATTGATTATGGCAGCACTGATTATGGTGTCAATGCACTTAACAAACCGTGTTGATCAAACTGTCGATAATGATCGGCCAAGTAAGAAAGTGAAGGAGGCTTAA
- a CDS encoding ABC transporter substrate-binding protein — protein MKKIFVGLVASLMVLVGCGSNSSGQEVLRVYNWGEYIDTDVISAFEEEYGVRVQYDTFTSNEEMYTKLLSGETYDVIVPSDYTIQRLREEGLLSKIDFSKITNYSNISDDYQDRHFDPNNEYSVPYFVGSVGIVYDTTKVDSSVVEAQGWEIFKNTDYNGQVFFYDSERDGFMVALKALGYSMNTENEQELNEAYEWLVEMKAATNPIFVTDTVIDGMIGGEKSIAVMYSGDATFVISENENLEYFEPKQGTNLWIDSMVIPEVSQNKDLAHKFIDFITREENSMANSVYVGYSSPIEAVVEELTAEGGEFEGISSYIPRADFDLDEEFFYNAVTKEIMGDLWIKVISQ, from the coding sequence ATGAAAAAAATATTTGTAGGATTGGTTGCATCCCTAATGGTATTAGTTGGATGTGGTTCAAATAGCAGTGGACAAGAAGTGTTAAGAGTGTATAACTGGGGTGAGTATATTGATACGGATGTAATCAGTGCATTTGAAGAAGAATATGGTGTTCGTGTTCAGTATGATACATTTACATCAAATGAAGAAATGTATACGAAACTTTTATCCGGCGAAACTTATGATGTTATTGTGCCTTCGGATTACACAATTCAACGTCTTCGTGAAGAAGGTCTCTTAAGTAAAATTGATTTTAGTAAGATTACAAATTACTCAAACATTAGTGATGACTATCAAGACCGTCACTTTGACCCTAACAATGAGTACAGCGTTCCTTACTTTGTAGGAAGTGTTGGAATTGTGTATGACACAACAAAAGTGGACTCAAGTGTTGTTGAAGCACAAGGTTGGGAAATCTTTAAAAATACAGATTACAATGGGCAAGTGTTCTTCTACGATTCAGAACGCGATGGTTTTATGGTTGCACTTAAGGCTTTGGGATATTCGATGAACACAGAAAATGAACAAGAACTCAATGAAGCATACGAATGGCTTGTGGAAATGAAAGCCGCAACAAATCCAATCTTTGTGACTGATACTGTAATTGATGGTATGATTGGTGGCGAAAAGAGCATTGCAGTTATGTACTCTGGAGATGCGACATTTGTTATATCTGAAAACGAAAACCTTGAATACTTTGAACCAAAACAAGGAACAAATCTATGGATTGATTCAATGGTAATTCCTGAAGTGTCACAGAATAAAGACTTAGCACATAAATTCATTGATTTCATTACACGTGAAGAAAACTCAATGGCTAATTCTGTTTATGTTGGATACTCAAGTCCAATTGAAGCGGTGGTTGAAGAACTAACAGCAGAAGGCGGAGAATTTGAAGGTATTTCTTCTTATATTCCACGTGCTGACTTTGATTTAGATGAAGAATTCTTCTACAATGCAGTAACAAAAGAAATTATGGGTGACCTTTGGATTAAAGTAATCTCTCAATAA
- a CDS encoding ABC transporter permease, with protein MVGIKKHKGLSFAGMFAMLAFFYAPILVMIVFSFNDSRSLTNFTGFSLQWYETLFNNREMMAAVQTTIAIALISTFVSTIAGTLAAIGLSDSKPLVKQVVLTINNLPIMNPEVVTAISLMILFTAFKVPRGFVTMLIAHIAFSIPYVILTVLPKLRRIDPNLTDAAMDLGATPSQALTKIIIPQIMPSVISAALLAFTMSFDDFVISYFVTGNGVKNISIMVYTMSKRLNPSINALSTIMVLVVTVFLVVINVVPMLNKNSAKRIKV; from the coding sequence ATGGTTGGAATTAAAAAGCATAAAGGGCTCTCGTTTGCTGGAATGTTTGCGATGCTTGCATTCTTCTACGCTCCGATTCTTGTGATGATCGTGTTCTCATTTAATGATTCACGCTCACTCACTAATTTTACAGGATTCTCATTACAATGGTATGAAACCTTATTTAATAATCGAGAAATGATGGCAGCAGTTCAAACGACAATTGCGATTGCTCTTATTTCAACCTTTGTTTCAACGATTGCAGGAACGTTAGCTGCAATTGGTCTGAGTGATTCAAAGCCTTTAGTTAAACAGGTTGTCTTGACGATTAATAACTTACCAATCATGAATCCAGAAGTGGTGACTGCGATCAGTTTAATGATTCTCTTTACGGCATTCAAAGTGCCACGTGGTTTTGTGACCATGTTGATTGCGCATATTGCATTCAGTATTCCATATGTAATCTTGACGGTTTTACCAAAACTGAGAAGAATTGATCCGAATTTAACGGATGCAGCAATGGATTTAGGTGCAACACCCTCTCAGGCATTAACAAAAATTATTATTCCGCAAATTATGCCAAGTGTGATTTCCGCAGCGTTATTGGCATTTACAATGTCATTTGATGATTTTGTGATTTCATATTTCGTGACTGGGAATGGCGTCAAAAACATCTCAATTATGGTTTATACCATGTCAAAACGCTTAAACCCATCAATTAATGCACTGAGTACAATTATGGTACTGGTTGTCACAGTGTTCTTAGTCGTTATTAATGTAGTACCAATGTTAAATAAGAATAGTGCAAAACGTATTAAAGTTTAA
- a CDS encoding 6-phospho-beta-glucosidase, which translates to MDKLKVVTIGGGSSYTPELIEGFIKRYEEFPLTELWLVDIEKGREKLEIVGALAKRMVEEANLPIKVVLSYDRREALVDADYVTTQMRIGLLEARIKDERIPLKHGIIGQETNGAGGMFKAFRTIPVILDIVKDIQELCPNAWLINFTNPAGMVTEAVLRYTNFKRVIGLCNVPFGLKHNIATQLDVDMNDVTLEISGVNHHIYVTNAYVKGESVLDKVIEKQIESSEEALQMNNFTAQSYSPSFIKGLGYLPCPYHNYYYFTKEQLETELEEYKEGRVRGEVVKKLEDELFELYKDLELRVKPPQLEKRGGAHYSDAACSLINSIHNNKQDIQYVNVRNNGAISNISSDSAVEIACVITKDGPKPITVGELDPRINGSIQNIKSFERMVCEAAITGNRELAIYALSANPLCPSATIAEVVVDELLEAHKEYLPQFNK; encoded by the coding sequence ATGGATAAATTAAAGGTTGTTACGATTGGTGGCGGGAGCAGTTATACGCCTGAATTAATTGAAGGATTTATTAAACGTTATGAAGAGTTTCCTCTAACAGAACTATGGCTTGTAGATATTGAAAAAGGACGCGAGAAACTCGAAATTGTTGGTGCATTGGCAAAGCGGATGGTAGAAGAAGCAAACCTACCGATTAAAGTTGTGTTAAGCTATGATCGACGCGAGGCACTTGTTGATGCGGACTATGTCACAACTCAAATGAGAATTGGGTTATTAGAAGCTCGGATTAAAGATGAACGGATTCCCCTTAAACACGGAATTATTGGTCAAGAAACAAACGGAGCGGGTGGAATGTTCAAAGCCTTTAGAACAATTCCGGTAATTCTTGATATCGTGAAAGACATTCAGGAACTCTGTCCAAATGCATGGCTAATTAACTTTACAAATCCAGCAGGTATGGTAACAGAAGCTGTATTACGCTATACAAACTTTAAACGTGTAATTGGCTTGTGCAATGTACCTTTTGGGCTTAAACACAATATCGCAACACAACTAGATGTTGATATGAATGATGTGACATTAGAAATCAGTGGAGTAAACCACCATATTTATGTTACTAATGCTTATGTTAAAGGAGAGTCTGTATTAGACAAGGTCATTGAGAAGCAAATAGAGAGCAGTGAAGAAGCCTTACAAATGAACAACTTTACAGCTCAATCGTATTCACCAAGCTTTATCAAGGGGCTAGGATACCTTCCTTGTCCATATCACAACTATTACTACTTCACAAAGGAACAACTCGAGACAGAATTAGAAGAATACAAAGAAGGTCGCGTACGCGGAGAAGTTGTTAAAAAACTTGAAGATGAATTATTTGAATTGTATAAAGATCTCGAGCTTCGTGTTAAACCCCCACAACTTGAAAAACGTGGTGGAGCGCATTATTCCGATGCTGCGTGCAGTCTTATAAACTCAATTCACAATAACAAGCAGGACATTCAGTATGTAAATGTGCGAAACAATGGTGCTATTTCAAACATTTCTTCAGATAGTGCTGTCGAGATTGCGTGTGTTATTACAAAAGATGGTCCGAAGCCAATTACAGTTGGAGAACTTGATCCACGAATTAATGGTTCAATTCAAAACATTAAGTCATTTGAACGCATGGTATGTGAAGCAGCAATCACTGGAAATCGTGAACTTGCAATATATGCCCTTAGCGCAAATCCATTGTGTCCAAGTGCAACGATCGCTGAAGTTGTCGTAGATGAATTGTTAGAAGCTCATAAAGAGTATTTGCCACAGTTCAATAAATAA